Proteins from one Sphaeramia orbicularis chromosome 17, fSphaOr1.1, whole genome shotgun sequence genomic window:
- the LOC115437788 gene encoding tubulin beta-2A chain-like isoform X2 yields MREIVHIQAGQCGNQIGAKFWEVISDEHGIDPTGSYQGDSDLQLERINVYYNEASGSKFVPRAILVDLEPGTMDSVRSGPFGQLFRPDNFVFGQSGAGNNWAKGHYTEGAELVDSVLDVVRKESENCDCLQGFQLTHSLGGGTGSGMGTLLISKIREEYPDRIMNTFSVMPSPKVSDTVVEPYNATLSVHQLVENTDETFSIDNEALYDICFRTLKLTTPTYGDLNHLVSATMSGVTTCLRFPGQLNADLRKLAVNMVPFPRLHFFMPGFAPLTSRGSQQYRALSVPELTQQMFDAKNMMAACDPRHGRYLTVAAIFRGRMSMKEVDEQMLSVQNKNSSYFVEWIPNNVKTAVCDIPPRGLKMSATFIGNSTAIQELFRRISEQFTAMFRRKAFLHWYTGEGMDEMEFTEAESNMNDLVSEYQQYQDATADEMGEYEEDEIEDEEDVRHDVRH; encoded by the exons GTGACAGTGACCTGCAGCTGGAGAGGATAAATGTCTATTACAATGAAGCATCAG GCAGCAAATTTGTCCCCCGTGCCATTCTGGTGGACCTGGAGCCAGGAACCATGGATTCAGTCCGCTCTGGCCCATTTGGACAGTTATTCAGACCTGACAACTTTGTCTTCG GTCAAAGTGGAGCTGGAAATAACTGGGCCAAGGGTCACTACACTGAGGGAGCAGAGCTGGTGGACTCGGTTCTGGACGTGGTGAGAAAAGAGTCTGAGAACTGCGACTGCCTCCAGGGATTTCAGCTCACGCACTCGCTGGGTGGAGGCACCGGTTCAGGAATGGGTACACTGCTCATTAGCAAGATCCGTGAGGAGTATCCTGACCGGATCATGAACACCTTCAGTGTCATGCCTTCCCCTAAAGTGTCCGACACCGTAGTGGAGCCCTACAACGCCACCCTCTCTGTCCATCAGTTGGTGGAAAACACAGATGAGACATTTAGCATTGACAACGAGGCCCTCTATGACATCTGCTTCCGCACCCTGAAGTTGACCACACCTACCTACGGAGACCTCAACCATCTGGTATCTGCCACCATGAGCGGGGTAACCACCTGTCTTCGCTTCCCAGGCCAGCTCAACGCTGACCTCCGTAAGCTGGCTGTCAACATGGTCCCGTTCCCTCGTTTGCATTTCTTCATGCCAGGCTTTGCGCCCCTCACAAGCCGGGGGAGTCAGCAGTACCGCGCCCTCTCCGTACCAGAGCTCACACAGCAAATGTTCGACGCCAAGAACATGATGGCGGCCTGCGACCCCCGTCACGGACGCTACCTCACCGTGGCGGCTATCTTCCGTGGCCGTATGTCCATGAAAGAGGTGGATGAGCAGATGTTGAGCGTGCAGAACAAGAACAGCAGCTACTTTGTTGAATGGATCCCAAATAACGTGAAGACCGCTGTGTGCGACATCCCTCCACGAGGCCTCAAGATGTCAGCGACCTTCATCGGTAACAGCACAGCCATTCAGGAGCTGTTCAGGAGGATCTCTGAGCAGTTCACCGCCATGTTCCGCCGCAAGGCCTTCCTCCACTGGTACACCGGAGAGGGAATGGATGAGATGGAGTTCACCGAAGCCGAGAGCAACATGAACGACCTGGTGTCTGAGTATCAGCAGTACCAGGACGCCACCGCTGACGAGATGGGCGAGTATGAAGAAGACGAAATAGAAGACGAGGAAGATGTCCGTCACGATGTTCGCCACTGA
- the LOC115437788 gene encoding tubulin beta chain-like isoform X1, with protein MREIVHIQAGQCGNQIGAKFWEVISDEHGIDPTGSYQGDSDLQLERINVYYNEASGSTGSKFVPRAILVDLEPGTMDSVRSGPFGQLFRPDNFVFGQSGAGNNWAKGHYTEGAELVDSVLDVVRKESENCDCLQGFQLTHSLGGGTGSGMGTLLISKIREEYPDRIMNTFSVMPSPKVSDTVVEPYNATLSVHQLVENTDETFSIDNEALYDICFRTLKLTTPTYGDLNHLVSATMSGVTTCLRFPGQLNADLRKLAVNMVPFPRLHFFMPGFAPLTSRGSQQYRALSVPELTQQMFDAKNMMAACDPRHGRYLTVAAIFRGRMSMKEVDEQMLSVQNKNSSYFVEWIPNNVKTAVCDIPPRGLKMSATFIGNSTAIQELFRRISEQFTAMFRRKAFLHWYTGEGMDEMEFTEAESNMNDLVSEYQQYQDATADEMGEYEEDEIEDEEDVRHDVRH; from the exons GTGACAGTGACCTGCAGCTGGAGAGGATAAATGTCTATTACAATGAAGCATCAG GGAGCACAG GCAGCAAATTTGTCCCCCGTGCCATTCTGGTGGACCTGGAGCCAGGAACCATGGATTCAGTCCGCTCTGGCCCATTTGGACAGTTATTCAGACCTGACAACTTTGTCTTCG GTCAAAGTGGAGCTGGAAATAACTGGGCCAAGGGTCACTACACTGAGGGAGCAGAGCTGGTGGACTCGGTTCTGGACGTGGTGAGAAAAGAGTCTGAGAACTGCGACTGCCTCCAGGGATTTCAGCTCACGCACTCGCTGGGTGGAGGCACCGGTTCAGGAATGGGTACACTGCTCATTAGCAAGATCCGTGAGGAGTATCCTGACCGGATCATGAACACCTTCAGTGTCATGCCTTCCCCTAAAGTGTCCGACACCGTAGTGGAGCCCTACAACGCCACCCTCTCTGTCCATCAGTTGGTGGAAAACACAGATGAGACATTTAGCATTGACAACGAGGCCCTCTATGACATCTGCTTCCGCACCCTGAAGTTGACCACACCTACCTACGGAGACCTCAACCATCTGGTATCTGCCACCATGAGCGGGGTAACCACCTGTCTTCGCTTCCCAGGCCAGCTCAACGCTGACCTCCGTAAGCTGGCTGTCAACATGGTCCCGTTCCCTCGTTTGCATTTCTTCATGCCAGGCTTTGCGCCCCTCACAAGCCGGGGGAGTCAGCAGTACCGCGCCCTCTCCGTACCAGAGCTCACACAGCAAATGTTCGACGCCAAGAACATGATGGCGGCCTGCGACCCCCGTCACGGACGCTACCTCACCGTGGCGGCTATCTTCCGTGGCCGTATGTCCATGAAAGAGGTGGATGAGCAGATGTTGAGCGTGCAGAACAAGAACAGCAGCTACTTTGTTGAATGGATCCCAAATAACGTGAAGACCGCTGTGTGCGACATCCCTCCACGAGGCCTCAAGATGTCAGCGACCTTCATCGGTAACAGCACAGCCATTCAGGAGCTGTTCAGGAGGATCTCTGAGCAGTTCACCGCCATGTTCCGCCGCAAGGCCTTCCTCCACTGGTACACCGGAGAGGGAATGGATGAGATGGAGTTCACCGAAGCCGAGAGCAACATGAACGACCTGGTGTCTGAGTATCAGCAGTACCAGGACGCCACCGCTGACGAGATGGGCGAGTATGAAGAAGACGAAATAGAAGACGAGGAAGATGTCCGTCACGATGTTCGCCACTGA